A window of the Branchiostoma floridae strain S238N-H82 chromosome 12, Bfl_VNyyK, whole genome shotgun sequence genome harbors these coding sequences:
- the LOC118427284 gene encoding protein ECT2-like isoform X1, which yields MAEDLQDIDMVETRVCLVGPDVQGNQALTKALQKLNLPVVKSSTGEEYMSDSDDYDTVFILAEFEGPGFEALHKSNLRSRVLGPSAVVHCAEVGETLPSVQRPLYCTSMKDLILCFTGFRQKEKLSHLVDLVHFMGGSIRKDFSTKVTHLVANSTSGDKYRVAVSLGTPIMTEEWVHQSWHRRHTPAALGTDEEMLKYKMQPFFCCMLSFHGFSEEETEQMKELTKMQGGTCTPVGDHSSTHLVIDDSQVEDFPKHVDASKVYVVKQEWFWASIQIEARADEMIYQFKRMETPARDLKPPLGRTPTSRGRKRPRLKETTALLAQDSDNDSPLLPARKRRSGAGTTGNDAKAMMSMSGSFLDYTETPERILDDDDLGLDDSPAPTPVPPTPQKPLSARHQRVLELTQTEKNYVNILQTIVRVFKEPLENKDQLGGLPLAPEEVKTIFGSIPEILDVHTKLRDSLTEMVGDWSEEKSVGDIICKYKPLLLKAYPKFVNFFEMSKETLQKCMRTQPRFHAFLKIQQSKPECCRETLGDLLIRPVQRLPSIILLLSDILKKTDKSNPDHLAMERAIAAIKDVLDHINEDKRRTEGQVQMFDVVNEVEGCPADVLSSHRQFIGRVDVLELGGEHELCGKGEYLTLFLMSDLLEVSKKRHSMMADVKSVFKSPGLLKAPAGPLKHVELFNLAHIKRVVDIRDTEDCKNAFGLVYQAPGTGSDEVCLYMFTLLGEETTKRDWLRSLCRHMANTTCKADSENFLHSVNPEDVELDRSAILNTVGFNRIARGFSKKAKRVTRQFSFSKTPRRMINRAVSMVMSPAGRGGLQMQREGAETPLGDLQGARNMASSVDLQGSFNRRVQTIGARLAGDSKIVRAHDRLWRRSPVLTGVARRKSGQHVPMSPMGTLVTPKKKTMKSASLGHSATKRL from the exons ATGGCGGAAG ACCTCCAGGATATAGACATGGTGGAGACCAGGGTGTGTCTGGTGGGACCAGATGTGCAGGGGAACCAGGCACTTACTAAAGCTTTACAG AAACTAAACCTTCCCGTGGTGAAGTCTTCTACCGGAGAAGAATACATGTCGGACTCAGACGACTACGACACAGTCTTCATACTGGCTGAGTTCGAAGGGCCGGGGTTCGAAGCCCTGCACAAGTCCAACCTCAGGTCGCGGGTTCTAGGCCCGTCTGCTGTCGTACATTGTGCAGAGGTGGGAGAGACACTACCCAGTGTGCAGCGCCCCCTGTACTGCACTTCCATGAAGGATCTCATCCTCTGTTTTACCGGCTTCAGACAGAAAGAGAAATTG TCGCACCTGGTAGACCTTGTCCATTTTATGGGAGGCAGCATCAGGAAGGACTTCAGCACTAAAGTCACACATTTGGTGGCAAACTCTACTTCAGGAGACAAGTACAGG gtgGCAGTAAGTCTGGGCACCCCCATCATGACAGAGGAGTGGGTACATCAGTCCTGGCACAGGAGGCACACACC agCGGCACTTGGTACTGATGAAGAAATG ttgaaatacaaaatgcagcCGTTTTTCTGCTGTATGCTGAGTTTCCATGGCTTCAGCGAGGAGGAAACAGAGCAGATGAAAGAGCTGACCAAAATGCAAG GTGGCACCTGTACACCTGTTGGTGACCACAGCTCCACCCACCTGGTGATCGATGACTCGCAGGTGGAAGACTTCCCCAAACATGTGGACGCCTCCAAGGTGTATGTCGTCAAACAAGAG TGGTTTTGGGCAAGCATTCAGATCGAAGCCAGAGCTGACGAAATGATCTACCAGTTCAAGAgg ATGGAAACGCCGGCAAGAGACCTGAAGCCTCCTCTCGGAAGGACGCCCACTTCCCGCGGTAGGAAGCGCCCGCGCCTGAAAGAAACGACGGCCCTGCTCGCTCAGGACAGCGACAACGATTCCCCGCTGCTTCCCGCGAGGAAACGACGTTCGGGCGCCGGCACGACAGGAAACGATGCCAAGGCTATGATGTCCATGTCTGGATCCTTCCTAGACTACACGGAAACACCGGAACGAATCTTAGACGACGACG ATCTCGGATTGGATGATTCCCCAGCCCCCACACCcgtgccccccaccccacagaAACCCCTCTCAGCCAGGCACCAGCGGGTCCTGGAGCTCACACAAACAGAGAAGAACTATGTCAACATTCTGCAGACTATCGTCAGG GTGTTTAAGGAGCCCCTTGAGAACAAAGACCAGCTGGGAGGATTGCCGCTGGCCCCGGAGGAAGTGAAGACCATATTTGGCAGCATTCCTGAGATCCTGGATGTTCACACCAAACTCAGG GACTCCTTGACTGAGATGGTTGGTGACTGGTCAGAAGAAAAGTCTGTTGGTGACATCATCTGTAAATAC AAACCGTTGTTGCTGAAGGCGTACCCCAAGTTTGTCAACTTTTTCGAGATGAGTAAAGAGACCCTGCAAAAGTGTATGAGAACACAGCCACGTTTCCATGCTTTCCTCAAG ATCCAGCAGAGCAAACCTGAATGTTGTCGGGAGACACTGGGAGACCTGCTGATCCGACCTGTACAGAGGTTACCCAGCATCATTCTTCTGCTTAGTG ATATCCTGAAGAAAACGGACAAATCCAACCCCGACCACCTGGCCATGGAACGCGCCATCGCCGCGATCAAGGACGTGTTGGACCACATCAACGAGGACAAGCGGCGTACGGAGGGTCAGGTCCAGATGTTCGACGTGGTGAACGAAGTAGAGGGATGTCCCGCGGACGTCCTGTCGTCACACAGACAGTTCATCGGGAGGGTGGATGTGCTGGAGTTAGGGGGAGAGCACGAGCTGTGTGGGAAGGGAGAATACCTCACCCTGTTTCTCATGTCTGATCTATTAGAG GTATCCAAGAAGCGACACAGCATGATGGCCGATGTGAAGAGCGTGTTCAAGAGTCCAGGGCTGCTGAAAGCCCCTGCAGGCCCCCTGAAACATGTGGAACTCTTCAACCTGGCACACATCAAAAGGGTTGTGGACATCAGAGACACAGAAG ATTGCAAGAATGCGTTTGGGCTAGTTTACCAGGCGCCAGGCACGGGTAGTGACGAGGTGTGCCTGTACATGTTCACCCTGCTGGGGGAGGAGACCACCAAGAGGGACTGGCTACGGTCGCTGTGCAGGCACATGGCCAACACCACATGCAAGGCTGACTCC GAAAACTTCCTCCACAGTGTGAACCCAGAGGATGTGGAGTTAGACAGGAGTGCCATTCTCAACACTGTGGGCTTCAACAGAATAGCTAG GGGTTTCTCCAAGAAGGCGAAAAGGGTGACTCGGCAGTTTTCTTTCAGCAAGACTCCTCGGAGAATGATCAACCGTGCGGTATCCATGGTGATGAGCCCGGCCGGCAGGGGGGGCCTGCAGATGCAGCGAGAGGGGGCGGAGACCCCCCTGGGTGACTTACAGGGGGCACGTAACATGGCAAGCAGTGTAGACCTACAG GGTTCCTTCAACAGGAGGGTTCAAACCATCGGGGCCAGGCTGGCCGGGGACAGTAAG ATTGTGCGCGCACACGACAGATTGTGGCGGCGGTCGCCGGTTCTAACCGGTGTAGCACGCAGAAAGTCTGGTCAG CATGTCCCAATGTCTCCCATGGGCACCCTGGTCACCCCCAAGAAAAAGACCATGAAGAGTGCGTCTCTTGGACACAGCGCCACCAAGCGGCTATAA
- the LOC118427284 gene encoding protein ECT2-like isoform X2: MAEDLQDIDMVETRVCLVGPDVQGNQALTKALQKLNLPVVKSSTGEEYMSDSDDYDTVFILAEFEGPGFEALHKSNLRSRVLGPSAVVHCAEVGETLPSVQRPLYCTSMKDLILCFTGFRQKEKLSHLVDLVHFMGGSIRKDFSTKVTHLVANSTSGDKYRVAVSLGTPIMTEEWVHQSWHRRHTPAALGTDEEMLKYKMQPFFCCMLSFHGFSEEETEQMKELTKMQGGTCTPVGDHSSTHLVIDDSQVEDFPKHVDASKVYVVKQEWFWASIQIEARADEMIYQFKRMETPARDLKPPLGRTPTSRGRKRPRLKETTALLAQDSDNDSPLLPARKRRSGAGTTGNDAKAMMSMSGSFLDYTETPERILDDDDLGLDDSPAPTPVPPTPQKPLSARHQRVLELTQTEKNYVNILQTIVRVFKEPLENKDQLGGLPLAPEEVKTIFGSIPEILDVHTKLRDSLTEMVGDWSEEKSVGDIICKYKPLLLKAYPKFVNFFEMSKETLQKCMRTQPRFHAFLKIQQSKPECCRETLGDLLIRPVQRLPSIILLLSDILKKTDKSNPDHLAMERAIAAIKDVLDHINEDKRRTEGQVQMFDVVNEVEGCPADVLSSHRQFIGRVDVLELGGEHELCGKGEYLTLFLMSDLLEVSKKRHSMMADVKSVFKSPGLLKAPAGPLKHVELFNLAHIKRVVDIRDTEDCKNAFGLVYQAPGTGSDEVCLYMFTLLGEETTKRDWLRSLCRHMANTTCKADSENFLHSVNPEDVELDRSAILNTVGFNRIARGFSKKAKRVTRQFSFSKTPRRMINRAVSMVMSPAGRGGLQMQREGAETPLGDLQGARNMASSVDLQGSFNRRVQTIGARLAGDSKIVRAHDRLWRRSPVLTGVARRKSGQHVPMSPMGTLVTPKKKTMKSASLGHSATKRL; this comes from the exons ATGGCGGAAG ACCTCCAGGATATAGACATGGTGGAGACCAGGGTGTGTCTGGTGGGACCAGATGTGCAGGGGAACCAGGCACTTACTAAAGCTTTACAG AAACTAAACCTTCCCGTGGTGAAGTCTTCTACCGGAGAAGAATACATGTCGGACTCAGACGACTACGACACAGTCTTCATACTGGCTGAGTTCGAAGGGCCGGGGTTCGAAGCCCTGCACAAGTCCAACCTCAGGTCGCGGGTTCTAGGCCCGTCTGCTGTCGTACATTGTGCAGAGGTGGGAGAGACACTACCCAGTGTGCAGCGCCCCCTGTACTGCACTTCCATGAAGGATCTCATCCTCTGTTTTACCGGCTTCAGACAGAAAGAGAAATTG TCGCACCTGGTAGACCTTGTCCATTTTATGGGAGGCAGCATCAGGAAGGACTTCAGCACTAAAGTCACACATTTGGTGGCAAACTCTACTTCAGGAGACAAGTACAGG gtgGCAGTAAGTCTGGGCACCCCCATCATGACAGAGGAGTGGGTACATCAGTCCTGGCACAGGAGGCACACACC agCGGCACTTGGTACTGATGAAGAAATG ttgaaatacaaaatgcagcCGTTTTTCTGCTGTATGCTGAGTTTCCATGGCTTCAGCGAGGAGGAAACAGAGCAGATGAAAGAGCTGACCAAAATGCAAG GTGGCACCTGTACACCTGTTGGTGACCACAGCTCCACCCACCTGGTGATCGATGACTCGCAGGTGGAAGACTTCCCCAAACATGTGGACGCCTCCAAGGTGTATGTCGTCAAACAAGAG TGGTTTTGGGCAAGCATTCAGATCGAAGCCAGAGCTGACGAAATGATCTACCAGTTCAAGAgg ATGGAAACGCCGGCAAGAGACCTGAAGCCTCCTCTCGGAAGGACGCCCACTTCCCGCGGTAGGAAGCGCCCGCGCCTGAAAGAAACGACGGCCCTGCTCGCTCAGGACAGCGACAACGATTCCCCGCTGCTTCCCGCGAGGAAACGACGTTCGGGCGCCGGCACGACAGGAAACGATGCCAAGGCTATGATGTCCATGTCTGGATCCTTCCTAGACTACACGGAAACACCGGAACGAATCTTAGACGACGACG ATCTCGGATTGGATGATTCCCCAGCCCCCACACCcgtgccccccaccccacagaAACCCCTCTCAGCCAGGCACCAGCGGGTCCTGGAGCTCACACAAACAGAGAAGAACTATGTCAACATTCTGCAGACTATCGTCAGG GTGTTTAAGGAGCCCCTTGAGAACAAAGACCAGCTGGGAGGATTGCCGCTGGCCCCGGAGGAAGTGAAGACCATATTTGGCAGCATTCCTGAGATCCTGGATGTTCACACCAAACTCAGG GACTCCTTGACTGAGATGGTTGGTGACTGGTCAGAAGAAAAGTCTGTTGGTGACATCATCTGTAAATAC AAACCGTTGTTGCTGAAGGCGTACCCCAAGTTTGTCAACTTTTTCGAGATGAGTAAAGAGACCCTGCAAAAGTGTATGAGAACACAGCCACGTTTCCATGCTTTCCTCAAG ATCCAGCAGAGCAAACCTGAATGTTGTCGGGAGACACTGGGAGACCTGCTGATCCGACCTGTACAGAGGTTACCCAGCATCATTCTTCTGCTTAGTG ATATCCTGAAGAAAACGGACAAATCCAACCCCGACCACCTGGCCATGGAACGCGCCATCGCCGCGATCAAGGACGTGTTGGACCACATCAACGAGGACAAGCGGCGTACGGAGGGTCAGGTCCAGATGTTCGACGTGGTGAACGAAGTAGAGGGATGTCCCGCGGACGTCCTGTCGTCACACAGACAGTTCATCGGGAGGGTGGATGTGCTGGAG ctggggggagagcacgagctGTGTGGGAAGGGAGAATACCTCACCCTGTTTCTCATGTCTGATCTATTAGAG GTATCCAAGAAGCGACACAGCATGATGGCCGATGTGAAGAGCGTGTTCAAGAGTCCAGGGCTGCTGAAAGCCCCTGCAGGCCCCCTGAAACATGTGGAACTCTTCAACCTGGCACACATCAAAAGGGTTGTGGACATCAGAGACACAGAAG ATTGCAAGAATGCGTTTGGGCTAGTTTACCAGGCGCCAGGCACGGGTAGTGACGAGGTGTGCCTGTACATGTTCACCCTGCTGGGGGAGGAGACCACCAAGAGGGACTGGCTACGGTCGCTGTGCAGGCACATGGCCAACACCACATGCAAGGCTGACTCC GAAAACTTCCTCCACAGTGTGAACCCAGAGGATGTGGAGTTAGACAGGAGTGCCATTCTCAACACTGTGGGCTTCAACAGAATAGCTAG GGGTTTCTCCAAGAAGGCGAAAAGGGTGACTCGGCAGTTTTCTTTCAGCAAGACTCCTCGGAGAATGATCAACCGTGCGGTATCCATGGTGATGAGCCCGGCCGGCAGGGGGGGCCTGCAGATGCAGCGAGAGGGGGCGGAGACCCCCCTGGGTGACTTACAGGGGGCACGTAACATGGCAAGCAGTGTAGACCTACAG GGTTCCTTCAACAGGAGGGTTCAAACCATCGGGGCCAGGCTGGCCGGGGACAGTAAG ATTGTGCGCGCACACGACAGATTGTGGCGGCGGTCGCCGGTTCTAACCGGTGTAGCACGCAGAAAGTCTGGTCAG CATGTCCCAATGTCTCCCATGGGCACCCTGGTCACCCCCAAGAAAAAGACCATGAAGAGTGCGTCTCTTGGACACAGCGCCACCAAGCGGCTATAA
- the LOC118427284 gene encoding protein ECT2-like isoform X3, whose amino-acid sequence MAEDLQDIDMVETRVCLVGPDVQGNQALTKALQKLNLPVVKSSTGEEYMSDSDDYDTVFILAEFEGPGFEALHKSNLRSRVLGPSAVVHCAEVGETLPSVQRPLYCTSMKDLILCFTGFRQKEKLSHLVDLVHFMGGSIRKDFSTKVTHLVANSTSGDKYRVAVSLGTPIMTEEWVHQSWHRRHTPAALGTDEEMLKYKMQPFFCCMLSFHGFSEEETEQMKELTKMQGGTCTPVGDHSSTHLVIDDSQVEDFPKHVDASKVYVVKQEWFWASIQIEARADEMIYQFKRMETPARDLKPPLGRTPTSRGRKRPRLKETTALLAQDSDNDSPLLPARKRRSGAGTTGNDAKAMMSMSGSFLDYTETPERILDDDDLGLDDSPAPTPVPPTPQKPLSARHQRVLELTQTEKNYVNILQTIVRVFKEPLENKDQLGGLPLAPEEVKTIFGSIPEILDVHTKLRDSLTEMVGDWSEEKSVGDIICKYKPLLLKAYPKFVNFFEMSKETLQKCMRTQPRFHAFLKIQQSKPECCRETLGDLLIRPVQRLPSIILLLSDILKKTDKSNPDHLAMERAIAAIKDVLDHINEDKRRTEGQVQMFDVVNEVEGCPADVLSSHRQFIGRVDVLELGGEHELCGKGEYLTLFLMSDLLEVSKKRHSMMADVKSVFKSPGLLKAPAGPLKHVELFNLAHIKRVVDIRDTEDCKNAFGLVYQAPGTGSDEVCLYMFTLLGEETTKRDWLRSLCRHMANTTCKADSENFLHSVNPEDVELDRSAILNTVGFNRIARGFSKKAKRVTRQFSFSKTPRRMINRAVSMVMSPAGRGGLQMQREGAETPLGDLQGARNMASSVDLQIVRAHDRLWRRSPVLTGVARRKSGQHVPMSPMGTLVTPKKKTMKSASLGHSATKRL is encoded by the exons ATGGCGGAAG ACCTCCAGGATATAGACATGGTGGAGACCAGGGTGTGTCTGGTGGGACCAGATGTGCAGGGGAACCAGGCACTTACTAAAGCTTTACAG AAACTAAACCTTCCCGTGGTGAAGTCTTCTACCGGAGAAGAATACATGTCGGACTCAGACGACTACGACACAGTCTTCATACTGGCTGAGTTCGAAGGGCCGGGGTTCGAAGCCCTGCACAAGTCCAACCTCAGGTCGCGGGTTCTAGGCCCGTCTGCTGTCGTACATTGTGCAGAGGTGGGAGAGACACTACCCAGTGTGCAGCGCCCCCTGTACTGCACTTCCATGAAGGATCTCATCCTCTGTTTTACCGGCTTCAGACAGAAAGAGAAATTG TCGCACCTGGTAGACCTTGTCCATTTTATGGGAGGCAGCATCAGGAAGGACTTCAGCACTAAAGTCACACATTTGGTGGCAAACTCTACTTCAGGAGACAAGTACAGG gtgGCAGTAAGTCTGGGCACCCCCATCATGACAGAGGAGTGGGTACATCAGTCCTGGCACAGGAGGCACACACC agCGGCACTTGGTACTGATGAAGAAATG ttgaaatacaaaatgcagcCGTTTTTCTGCTGTATGCTGAGTTTCCATGGCTTCAGCGAGGAGGAAACAGAGCAGATGAAAGAGCTGACCAAAATGCAAG GTGGCACCTGTACACCTGTTGGTGACCACAGCTCCACCCACCTGGTGATCGATGACTCGCAGGTGGAAGACTTCCCCAAACATGTGGACGCCTCCAAGGTGTATGTCGTCAAACAAGAG TGGTTTTGGGCAAGCATTCAGATCGAAGCCAGAGCTGACGAAATGATCTACCAGTTCAAGAgg ATGGAAACGCCGGCAAGAGACCTGAAGCCTCCTCTCGGAAGGACGCCCACTTCCCGCGGTAGGAAGCGCCCGCGCCTGAAAGAAACGACGGCCCTGCTCGCTCAGGACAGCGACAACGATTCCCCGCTGCTTCCCGCGAGGAAACGACGTTCGGGCGCCGGCACGACAGGAAACGATGCCAAGGCTATGATGTCCATGTCTGGATCCTTCCTAGACTACACGGAAACACCGGAACGAATCTTAGACGACGACG ATCTCGGATTGGATGATTCCCCAGCCCCCACACCcgtgccccccaccccacagaAACCCCTCTCAGCCAGGCACCAGCGGGTCCTGGAGCTCACACAAACAGAGAAGAACTATGTCAACATTCTGCAGACTATCGTCAGG GTGTTTAAGGAGCCCCTTGAGAACAAAGACCAGCTGGGAGGATTGCCGCTGGCCCCGGAGGAAGTGAAGACCATATTTGGCAGCATTCCTGAGATCCTGGATGTTCACACCAAACTCAGG GACTCCTTGACTGAGATGGTTGGTGACTGGTCAGAAGAAAAGTCTGTTGGTGACATCATCTGTAAATAC AAACCGTTGTTGCTGAAGGCGTACCCCAAGTTTGTCAACTTTTTCGAGATGAGTAAAGAGACCCTGCAAAAGTGTATGAGAACACAGCCACGTTTCCATGCTTTCCTCAAG ATCCAGCAGAGCAAACCTGAATGTTGTCGGGAGACACTGGGAGACCTGCTGATCCGACCTGTACAGAGGTTACCCAGCATCATTCTTCTGCTTAGTG ATATCCTGAAGAAAACGGACAAATCCAACCCCGACCACCTGGCCATGGAACGCGCCATCGCCGCGATCAAGGACGTGTTGGACCACATCAACGAGGACAAGCGGCGTACGGAGGGTCAGGTCCAGATGTTCGACGTGGTGAACGAAGTAGAGGGATGTCCCGCGGACGTCCTGTCGTCACACAGACAGTTCATCGGGAGGGTGGATGTGCTGGAGTTAGGGGGAGAGCACGAGCTGTGTGGGAAGGGAGAATACCTCACCCTGTTTCTCATGTCTGATCTATTAGAG GTATCCAAGAAGCGACACAGCATGATGGCCGATGTGAAGAGCGTGTTCAAGAGTCCAGGGCTGCTGAAAGCCCCTGCAGGCCCCCTGAAACATGTGGAACTCTTCAACCTGGCACACATCAAAAGGGTTGTGGACATCAGAGACACAGAAG ATTGCAAGAATGCGTTTGGGCTAGTTTACCAGGCGCCAGGCACGGGTAGTGACGAGGTGTGCCTGTACATGTTCACCCTGCTGGGGGAGGAGACCACCAAGAGGGACTGGCTACGGTCGCTGTGCAGGCACATGGCCAACACCACATGCAAGGCTGACTCC GAAAACTTCCTCCACAGTGTGAACCCAGAGGATGTGGAGTTAGACAGGAGTGCCATTCTCAACACTGTGGGCTTCAACAGAATAGCTAG GGGTTTCTCCAAGAAGGCGAAAAGGGTGACTCGGCAGTTTTCTTTCAGCAAGACTCCTCGGAGAATGATCAACCGTGCGGTATCCATGGTGATGAGCCCGGCCGGCAGGGGGGGCCTGCAGATGCAGCGAGAGGGGGCGGAGACCCCCCTGGGTGACTTACAGGGGGCACGTAACATGGCAAGCAGTGTAGACCTACAG ATTGTGCGCGCACACGACAGATTGTGGCGGCGGTCGCCGGTTCTAACCGGTGTAGCACGCAGAAAGTCTGGTCAG CATGTCCCAATGTCTCCCATGGGCACCCTGGTCACCCCCAAGAAAAAGACCATGAAGAGTGCGTCTCTTGGACACAGCGCCACCAAGCGGCTATAA
- the LOC118427284 gene encoding protein ECT2-like isoform X4 has protein sequence MAEDLQDIDMVETRVCLVGPDVQGNQALTKALQKLNLPVVKSSTGEEYMSDSDDYDTVFILAEFEGPGFEALHKSNLRSRVLGPSAVVHCAEVGETLPSVQRPLYCTSMKDLILCFTGFRQKEKLSHLVDLVHFMGGSIRKDFSTKVTHLVANSTSGDKYRVAVSLGTPIMTEEWVHQSWHRRHTPAALGTDEEMLKYKMQPFFCCMLSFHGFSEEETEQMKELTKMQGGTCTPVGDHSSTHLVIDDSQVEDFPKHVDASKVYVVKQEWFWASIQIEARADEMIYQFKRMETPARDLKPPLGRTPTSRGRKRPRLKETTALLAQDSDNDSPLLPARKRRSGAGTTGNDAKAMMSMSGSFLDYTETPERILDDDDLGLDDSPAPTPVPPTPQKPLSARHQRVLELTQTEKNYVNILQTIVRVFKEPLENKDQLGGLPLAPEEVKTIFGSIPEILDVHTKLRDSLTEMVGDWSEEKSVGDIICKYKPLLLKAYPKFVNFFEMSKETLQKCMRTQPRFHAFLKIQQSKPECCRETLGDLLIRPVQRLPSIILLLSDILKKTDKSNPDHLAMERAIAAIKDVLDHINEDKRRTEGQVQMFDVVNEVEGCPADVLSSHRQFIGRVDVLELGGEHELCGKGEYLTLFLMSDLLEVSKKRHSMMADVKSVFKSPGLLKAPAGPLKHVELFNLAHIKRVVDIRDTEDCKNAFGLVYQAPGTGSDEVCLYMFTLLGEETTKRDWLRSLCRHMANTTCKADSENFLHSVNPEDVELDRSAILNTVGFNRIARGFSKKAKRVTRQFSFSKTPRRMINRAVSMVMSPAGRGGLQMQREGAETPLGDLQGARNMASSVDLQHVPMSPMGTLVTPKKKTMKSASLGHSATKRL, from the exons ATGGCGGAAG ACCTCCAGGATATAGACATGGTGGAGACCAGGGTGTGTCTGGTGGGACCAGATGTGCAGGGGAACCAGGCACTTACTAAAGCTTTACAG AAACTAAACCTTCCCGTGGTGAAGTCTTCTACCGGAGAAGAATACATGTCGGACTCAGACGACTACGACACAGTCTTCATACTGGCTGAGTTCGAAGGGCCGGGGTTCGAAGCCCTGCACAAGTCCAACCTCAGGTCGCGGGTTCTAGGCCCGTCTGCTGTCGTACATTGTGCAGAGGTGGGAGAGACACTACCCAGTGTGCAGCGCCCCCTGTACTGCACTTCCATGAAGGATCTCATCCTCTGTTTTACCGGCTTCAGACAGAAAGAGAAATTG TCGCACCTGGTAGACCTTGTCCATTTTATGGGAGGCAGCATCAGGAAGGACTTCAGCACTAAAGTCACACATTTGGTGGCAAACTCTACTTCAGGAGACAAGTACAGG gtgGCAGTAAGTCTGGGCACCCCCATCATGACAGAGGAGTGGGTACATCAGTCCTGGCACAGGAGGCACACACC agCGGCACTTGGTACTGATGAAGAAATG ttgaaatacaaaatgcagcCGTTTTTCTGCTGTATGCTGAGTTTCCATGGCTTCAGCGAGGAGGAAACAGAGCAGATGAAAGAGCTGACCAAAATGCAAG GTGGCACCTGTACACCTGTTGGTGACCACAGCTCCACCCACCTGGTGATCGATGACTCGCAGGTGGAAGACTTCCCCAAACATGTGGACGCCTCCAAGGTGTATGTCGTCAAACAAGAG TGGTTTTGGGCAAGCATTCAGATCGAAGCCAGAGCTGACGAAATGATCTACCAGTTCAAGAgg ATGGAAACGCCGGCAAGAGACCTGAAGCCTCCTCTCGGAAGGACGCCCACTTCCCGCGGTAGGAAGCGCCCGCGCCTGAAAGAAACGACGGCCCTGCTCGCTCAGGACAGCGACAACGATTCCCCGCTGCTTCCCGCGAGGAAACGACGTTCGGGCGCCGGCACGACAGGAAACGATGCCAAGGCTATGATGTCCATGTCTGGATCCTTCCTAGACTACACGGAAACACCGGAACGAATCTTAGACGACGACG ATCTCGGATTGGATGATTCCCCAGCCCCCACACCcgtgccccccaccccacagaAACCCCTCTCAGCCAGGCACCAGCGGGTCCTGGAGCTCACACAAACAGAGAAGAACTATGTCAACATTCTGCAGACTATCGTCAGG GTGTTTAAGGAGCCCCTTGAGAACAAAGACCAGCTGGGAGGATTGCCGCTGGCCCCGGAGGAAGTGAAGACCATATTTGGCAGCATTCCTGAGATCCTGGATGTTCACACCAAACTCAGG GACTCCTTGACTGAGATGGTTGGTGACTGGTCAGAAGAAAAGTCTGTTGGTGACATCATCTGTAAATAC AAACCGTTGTTGCTGAAGGCGTACCCCAAGTTTGTCAACTTTTTCGAGATGAGTAAAGAGACCCTGCAAAAGTGTATGAGAACACAGCCACGTTTCCATGCTTTCCTCAAG ATCCAGCAGAGCAAACCTGAATGTTGTCGGGAGACACTGGGAGACCTGCTGATCCGACCTGTACAGAGGTTACCCAGCATCATTCTTCTGCTTAGTG ATATCCTGAAGAAAACGGACAAATCCAACCCCGACCACCTGGCCATGGAACGCGCCATCGCCGCGATCAAGGACGTGTTGGACCACATCAACGAGGACAAGCGGCGTACGGAGGGTCAGGTCCAGATGTTCGACGTGGTGAACGAAGTAGAGGGATGTCCCGCGGACGTCCTGTCGTCACACAGACAGTTCATCGGGAGGGTGGATGTGCTGGAGTTAGGGGGAGAGCACGAGCTGTGTGGGAAGGGAGAATACCTCACCCTGTTTCTCATGTCTGATCTATTAGAG GTATCCAAGAAGCGACACAGCATGATGGCCGATGTGAAGAGCGTGTTCAAGAGTCCAGGGCTGCTGAAAGCCCCTGCAGGCCCCCTGAAACATGTGGAACTCTTCAACCTGGCACACATCAAAAGGGTTGTGGACATCAGAGACACAGAAG ATTGCAAGAATGCGTTTGGGCTAGTTTACCAGGCGCCAGGCACGGGTAGTGACGAGGTGTGCCTGTACATGTTCACCCTGCTGGGGGAGGAGACCACCAAGAGGGACTGGCTACGGTCGCTGTGCAGGCACATGGCCAACACCACATGCAAGGCTGACTCC GAAAACTTCCTCCACAGTGTGAACCCAGAGGATGTGGAGTTAGACAGGAGTGCCATTCTCAACACTGTGGGCTTCAACAGAATAGCTAG GGGTTTCTCCAAGAAGGCGAAAAGGGTGACTCGGCAGTTTTCTTTCAGCAAGACTCCTCGGAGAATGATCAACCGTGCGGTATCCATGGTGATGAGCCCGGCCGGCAGGGGGGGCCTGCAGATGCAGCGAGAGGGGGCGGAGACCCCCCTGGGTGACTTACAGGGGGCACGTAACATGGCAAGCAGTGTAGACCTACAG CATGTCCCAATGTCTCCCATGGGCACCCTGGTCACCCCCAAGAAAAAGACCATGAAGAGTGCGTCTCTTGGACACAGCGCCACCAAGCGGCTATAA